In the genome of Henningerozyma blattae CBS 6284 chromosome 5, complete genome, one region contains:
- the SNU71 gene encoding Snu71p (similar to Saccharomyces cerevisiae SNU71 (YGR013W); ancestral locus Anc_4.149), whose product MSENITFVSPRLFLSRNYDWKSSVWKPGFIPLLTSDVNKLQHNLELVLQRKRKQLDAQEELKLRLQLTEEISIGANIENIKGKVFEKPVEHDLDRYQPLKQFLPISVQQQIYTVCVKNVPNRFDNNKIEKLLDLISKTAADIINEVYQTSLESKGIIECWTTVSSSNLEFQNVMLRFKLQDIHSNFCAICIILQNFLKLFEKSKILNLELHYGANTTAFIKDHSIALESSVELAKRDELFKTKANEFRSSFENLLASPSSKLDKLNDHSSFEYHIDMNTLSDLPPDSLEQLSKDIVDFRTRVFTLEKEKRSKEVLEESRRRRQHVTSVLDQIKKTRETETNEFVTSHNDYSDSDSEDGNDNGLVDTPENDLAIWNHNLQMKKEESDRRYEDLLKLLRNKIVPDLQYYQTEIDKARDYEKALEQNRDLNLKDLLYSSTDIYYNYHRDFKETEIEQDRIDRELYKGRYPENKLNDNQLSDEDIDNHNKNTKEGEITNENFKIKLTFGKEKQHQKKAVESKPTEEDKLGSSKETETLIEPESTNNANNNMLFINTNNILPFDEDDLDERLQKLRKSNIVDELVKEYLGVYESELVDYIIDNIKENKDKNILLDELKQTFDEDAVIIVDKIWNRKEFE is encoded by the coding sequence ATGAGTGAAAATATCACATTTGTTTCTCCAAGGCTTTTCTTATCAAGAAACTATGATTGGAAAAGTTCAGTATGGAAGCCAGGCTTCATTCCTTTATTGACATCAGATGTGAACAAATTACAAcataatttagaattagTATTGCAGCGTAAGAGAAAACAATTAGATGCtcaagaagaattaaaattacGATTACAACTCACTGAAGAAATTAGCATAGGTGCAAATATTGAGAATATAAAAGGTAAGGTATTTGAGAAACCAGTAGAACATGATCTAGATAGATACCAGCCCCTAAAGCAATTCTTACCAATATCTGTTCAACAACAAATTTATACAGTTTGTGTAAAAAATGTACCAAATAGATTtgataacaataaaattgaaaaattattggattTGATTTCTAAAACTGCAGCagatataataaatgaagTATATCAGACATCTCTTGAATCTAAAGGTATCATAGAATGTTGGACAACtgtttcatcatcaaacttagaatttcaaaatgtTATGCTCAGATTTAAACTTCAAGACATACACTCCAACTTCTGTGCCATCTGTATTATCTTACAAAACTTCCTAAAGTTATTTGAGAAAAGTAAGATACTAAATTTAGAATTGCATTATGGTGCTAATACTACAGCATTCATCAAAGACCATTCTATTGCCTTGGAATCAAGCGTAGAACTTGCTAAAAGAGATGaactttttaaaacaaaggCTAATGAATTTAGAAGTTCTTTTGAAAACCTTCTAGCTAGTCCGTCCAGCAAATTGGATAAGTTAAATGATCATTCCTCATTTGAATACCATATTGATATGAATACGTTAAGTGATCTTCCTCCAGACTCATTAGAGCAATTATCTAAAGATATAGTTGATTTTAGAACTCGTGTTTTTACccttgaaaaagaaaaaagaagtaAAGAAGTTCTTGAGGAGAGCAGACGTAGAAGGCAACATGTAACTAGCGTATTGGATCAAATAAAGAAGACAAGGGAAACAGAAACAAATGAATTTGTCACATCCCATAATGATTATAGTGATTCAGATAGTGAAGATGGTAATGATAATGGTCTTGTAGATACTCCAGAAAACGATTTAGCTATTTGGAATCATAATttacaaatgaaaaaagaagaatcaGACAGAAGATATGAAGacttattgaaattattacgAAACAAAATTGTACCAGATTTACAGTATTATCAAACTGAGATCGATAAAGCTAGAGATTACGAAAAAGCACTCGAACAAAACAgggatttaaatttaaaagatctattatattcatccacagatatatattataattatcataGGGACTTTAAGGAAACGGAAATTGAACAAGATCGCATTGATAGAGAACTATACAAGGGTCGTTATCCagaaaacaaattaaacGATAACCAATTATCagatgaagatattgaCAATCACAATAAGAATACAAAAGAAGGAGAAATTACAAATGAGaactttaaaattaaacttACTTTTggtaaagaaaaacaacATCAGAAGAAAGCAGTAGAATCTAAGCCTACAGAAGAAGACAAACTTGGATCTTCAAAGGAAACTGAAACTCTTATTGAACCAGAATCAACTAATAACGCTAACAACAATATGCTATTcattaatacaaataatatattgccatttgatgaagatgatttgGACGAACgtttacaaaaattaagaaaatcTAATATTGTTGACGAGCTTGTTAAAGAATATCTAGGCGTATATGAATCCGAATTAGTTGACTATATTATcgataatattaaagagaATAAAGACAAAAATATCCTGttagatgaattaaaacaaacatttgatgaagatgcGGTTATCATTGTAGATAAAATATGGAACagaaaagaatttgaatga
- the MCY1 gene encoding putative cysteine synthase (similar to Saccharomyces cerevisiae YGR012W; ancestral locus Anc_4.148) codes for MSDSIHKWRDASLLITSLITTSYTAYTVYEKYYKNSSKYNDILEDPPKIKLGVDKLIGNTPMVRINSLSKSTSCQIYAKLELNNPAGSAKDRVALNIILTAEKNGQLTRGNPDWVFEGTSGSTGISIAMICNALGYRSHISLPDDTSIEKLSLLESLGAVVNKVKPASIVDPDQYVNAAKKACEKLNNDTTTNSKGIFADQFENEANWKVHFNSTGPEIYKQMNGKIDAFIAGCGTGGTITGVAKYLKEVKGLNNCHVVLADPQGSGFFNRINYGVMYDSLEKEGTRRRHQVDTIIEGIGLNRITRNFNHGEENIDESIRVTDDQAIKMAKFLSVNDGLFVGSSTAINAVAAIKLAKKLPKDSRIVIIACDSGSRHLSKFWKEARAIDRNITLKDILGN; via the coding sequence ATGTCAGACTCCATTCATAAATGGAGAGATGCGTCACTTCTCATAACATCCCTAATAACCACTTCTTACACGGCCTACACAgtttatgaaaaatattataaaaattcttcaaaatataatgatatattagaagatcctccaaaaattaaattaggAGTAGACAAATTGATTGGTAACACGCCAATGGTTAGgataaattcattatcaaaatcTACAAGTTGTCAAATATATgcaaaattagaattaaataatccTGCGGGAAGTGCAAAAGATAGAGTAGCTTTAAACATTATTTTAACAgctgaaaaaaatggtCAATTAACCCGTGGTAATCCAGATTGGGTCTTTGAAGGTACTAGTGGTTCAACAGGAATTTCAATTGCTATGATTTGTAATGCATTGGGTTATAGATCACATATATCGTTGCCAGATGATACGtccattgaaaaattatctcTTTTAGAAAGTCTTGGTGCTGTTGTTAATAAGGTTAAACCTGCCAGCATTGTAGATCCTGATCAATATGTTAATGCTGCAAAGAAAGCttgtgaaaaattaaataatgatacaaCTACTAATTCAAAAGGTATTTTTGCAGACCAATTCGAAAATGAAGCTAATTGGAAAGTTCATTTTAATTCTACTGGACCTGAAATTTATAAGCAAATGAATGGTAAAATTGATGCATTTATTGCTGGTTGTGGGACTGGTGGTACAATTACAGGTGTGGCAAAATATCTTAAAGAAGTAAAAGGCCTTAATAATTGTCATGTTGTTTTGGCTGATCCACAAGGCTCTGGCTTCTTTAATAGGATTAATTATGGTGTTATGTATGATTCTCTTGAAAAGGAAGGTACTAGAAGAAGACACCAAGTAGATACTATTATTGAAGGTATTGgtttaaatagaattacaAGGAATTTCAATCATGgagaagaaaatattgatgaatCAATTCGAGTTACTGATGATCAAGCTATTAAAATGGCAAAATTCTTATCTGTAAATGATGGACTTTTTGTTGGTAGTAGTACAGCAATTAATGCTGTCGCAGCAATCAAATTAGCTAAGAAACTACCTAAAGATTCCagaattgttattattgccTGTGACAGTGGTAGTCGTCACTTAAGTAAATTTTGGAAAGAAGCAAGAGCTATAGATCGCAACATCactttaaaagatattttaggTAATTGA
- the NMA2 gene encoding nicotinamide-nucleotide adenylyltransferase NMA2 (similar to Saccharomyces cerevisiae NMA2 (YGR010W) and NMA1 (YLR328W); ancestral locus Anc_4.147), producing the protein MDPTRDPDFKPPSPNEQLQPPPDPKSTIPKSVPIVPFVPADLNETIDAPFNLEAVSHAHKNQNKKSTKNKKNKNHIPLNQFDFQPLSTNISEDEIIESGSQNSSPKTNAIDSEDDTNHNDEKTKASQNTTTTDTDSNATTLDYNRMSGTRVSFSTLGVLKSQIADLEEVPHGIVRQARTLENYEFPTHRLSKKLQDPNKLPLVIVACGSFSPITYLHLRMFEMALDAVIEQTRFEIVGGYYSPVSDNYNKSGLAPAHHRVRMCELACERTSSWLMVDAWESLQVNYTRTAKVLDHFNHEINVKRGGIQSVTGEKIGCKIMLLAGGDLIESMGEPNVWADQDLHHILGNYGCLILERTGSDVRSFLLSHDIMYEHRRNVLVISQLIYNDISSTKIRLFLRRGMSIQYLLPNSVIRYIQEHGLYVNSSEPVKQVLDSKD; encoded by the coding sequence ATGGACCCAACAAGAGACCCAGATTTCAAGCCACCATCTCCTAATGAACAATTGCAACCCCCACCGGACCCTAAATCAACCATTCCTAAATCAGTTCCCATTGTGCCATTCGTTCCTGCTGATTTAAATGAGACTATCGATGCTCCTTTCAATTTAGAGGCTGTTTCTCATGCTCATaagaatcaaaataaaaaatcaactaaaaataagaaaaataagaaCCACATCCCATTGAATCAGTTTGATTTTCAACCATTATCTACAAATATTTCGGAAGatgaaataatagaatCCGGTTCACAGAATTCATCACCAAAAACAAACGCTATTGATTCAGAGGATGACACAAATCATAATGATGAGAAAACCAAGGCGTCACAAAATACAACTACTACGGATACTGATTCAAATGCTACAACCTTAGATTACAATCGAATGTCGGGAACAAGGGTAAGCTTCTCGACATTGGGTGTCTTGAAATCCCAAATTGCTGACTTAGAAGAAGTTCCGCACGGAATTGTACGTCAAGCCAGAactttagaaaattatgAATTCCCAACTCATCGTTTATCCAAGAAATTGCAAGATCCAAATAAATTGCCATTAGTAATCGTAGCATGTGGTTCATTTTCTCCAATTACTTATTTGCATTTAAGAATGTTTGAAATGGCTTTGGATGCAGTTATCGAACAAACAAGATTCGAAATTGTTGGTGGGTATTATTCACCTGTCTCcgataattataataaatcagGATTAGCTCCGGCTCATCATAGAGTAAGAATGTGCGAATTGGCTTGTGAAAGAACTTCGTCTTGGTTAATGGTTGATGCTTGGGAATCTTTACAAGTGAATTATACAAGAACTGCTAAGGTATTAGATCATTTCAATCATGAAATTAATGTGAAAAGAGGTGGTATTCAATCTGTTACTGGTGAAAAAATTGGTTGTAAGATTATGTTATTAGCAGGTGGTGATTTAATCGAATCAATGGGGGAACCAAATGTATGGGCAGACCAAGATTTACATCATATCTTAGGTAATTACGGTTGTTTGATTTTAGAAAGAACAGGTTCTGATGTTCGTTCCTTCTTATTATCTCATGATATCATGTATGAGCATAGAAGAAATGTATTAGTAATCTctcaattgatttataatgatatttcttCTACAAAGATTAGATTATTCTTAAGACGTGGGATGTCTattcaatatcttttaCCTAATTCTGTTATTAGATATATTCAAGAGCATGGATTGTATGTCAATTCTTCAGAACCTGTTAAACAAGTTTTAGATTCAAAAGACTAA
- the ECT1 gene encoding ethanolamine-phosphate cytidylyltransferase (similar to Saccharomyces cerevisiae MUQ1 (YGR007W); ancestral locus Anc_4.145): MTLNNKKYRVWIDGCFDFTHHGHSGAILQARQTVSSYNQNKLICGIHNDEAIRLNKGCLPVMHENERYKHIESIRWVSQIVKDAPYVTDPEWMDRYECRYVVHGDDITLDANGEDCYALMKKMDRFMEVKRTPVVSTTEIIHRILNGETVDDINDKLTLEELQKYSTGENGVDKHCFVIDGKKNELLVDGIKDIKDKSQWVVLTGDFDLFHPGDIEQLENISKRHPRGVVIAHITHENGGTIMSLKERVLSVLSCRYIDGVVIGGSPAAEWGLTYKLGDPHVTSNGEFEYLTAHVIQDRINAQRDRYEARNAKKRAPTT, from the coding sequence ATgacattaaataataagaaatatagAGTTTGGATTGATGGATGCTTTGATTTCACGCATCACGGCCATTCAGGTGCTATTTTACAAGCCCGGCAAACGGTATCATCATATAATCAAAACAAATTGATTTGCGGTATCCATAATGATGAAGCCATTAGACTTAATAAGGGATGCTTACCTGTCATGCATGAAAACGAACGTTACAAGCATATTGAATCTATTAGATGGGTTAGTCAGATTGTGAAAGATGCGCCTTATGTTACTGATCCTGAATGGATGGATCGATACGAATGTCGTTATGTGGTACATGGTGATGACATTACTTTGGATGCTAATGGAGAAGATTGCTATgcattaatgaaaaaaatggataGATTCATGGAAGTTAAGAGAACACCCGTCGTTAGTACTACTGAAATCATTCATCGTATATTAAACGGTGAGACTgttgatgatattaatgaCAAGCTTACCCTAGAAGAGTTACAAAAATATAGTACTGGTGAAAACGGTGTGGATAAACATTGTTTTGTCATAGACGGTAAAAAAAACGAATTACTAGTTGATGGTATTAAAGacattaaagataaatccCAATGGGTGGTATTAACAGGGGACTTTGATTTGTTCCATCCAGGCGATATCGAACAATTAGAAAACATTTCCAAGAGACACCCACGTGGTGTGGTGATCGCCCACATCACCCACGAGAATGGAGGGACCATTATGTCATTAAAAGAACGTGTTCTAAGTGTACTATCTTGCCGCTACATTGATGGTGTCGTTATTGGAGGAAGTCCAGCTGCTGAATGGGGTCTAACCTACAAGCTGGGCGACCCACACGTGACGTCCAATGGTGAGTTTGAATACCTAACTGCACACGTGATCCAGGATCGTATCAATGCCCAGCGTGACCGTTACGAGGCTCGTAATGCCAAGAAGCGTGCACCAACTACATAG
- the TBLA0E01260 gene encoding uncharacterized protein (similar to Saccharomyces cerevisiae YLR326W; ancestral locus Anc_4.144): protein MSGFLKDQIVSAGQGFLQDSAVEFAGEHFQPTRDPYYVKIDDEGNRKRLKLPDYCTKQESKAYKRLQSKAWMHDRSVCGCCCWTDTIGWGPMLSILPVIGPALMYWVHNKLIKQATKDFELSGELVAKMHGNIAIDLAISLVPLLGVLFSWLHACSTRNCAMVYNFIVKRAIEKHSKEEAEKLARESEKGNRGVLYEVKELGDKVFHHGHRHNNHNNDSEKKKDNTIVDVIETNSNTPTPPPIAAQSQISLSSRSQQKQPHSTPNSNNQTTIPIPPRTYQQSIQRNDSTPSIPTHQASTFSVERIEKSSAQQPRPVPTRPVPPRPNQNKAPYPI, encoded by the coding sequence ATGTCAGGATTTCTTAAAGATCAAATCGTTAGTGCAGGCCAAGGGTTTTTACAAGATAGTGCGGTTGAATTTGCTGGGGAACATTTTCAGCCTACAAGGGACCCATACTATGTTAAGATTGATGACGAAGGCAATCGAAAAAGATTGAAGTTACCTGATTATTGTACCAAGCAGGAAAGTAAAGCTTACAAACGTTTACAATCTAAAGCATGGATGCATGATCGCAGTGTTTGTGGATGTTGTTGTTGGACTGATACAATCGGCTGGGGACCAATGCTATCAATTCTGCCCGTGATTGGCCCAGCTTTGATGTATTGGGTACACAATAAACTAATTAAACAAGCTACTAAGGATTTTGAATTGTCCGGGGAATTAGTTGCCAAAATGCATGGAAATATTGCAATAGATTTAGCAATCAGTTTAGTTCCATTATTGGGTGTTCTCTTTTCATGGCTACACGCATGTTCTACAAGAAATTGCGCGATGGTTTATAACTTCATTGTTAAGAGGGCTATTGAAAAACATTCTAAAGAAGAAGCTGAAAAATTAGCTAGAGAATCTGAAAAGGGTAATAGAGGTGTATTATATGAAGTGAAGGAATTAGGTGATAAAGTCTTCCATCATGGTCATAGACATAACAATCATAACAATGATTCcgaaaagaagaaagataATACTATTGTCGATGTAATTGAAACCAACTCAAATACACCAACACCACCTCCTATTGCTGCTCAATCACAAATATCTTTGTCCTCACGATCACAACAAAAACAACCCCACTCAACTCCTAATTCCAATAACCAAACAACAATTCCAATACCTCCTAGAACATACCAACAATCTATTCAGCGTAATGATTCAACTCCATCTATACCGACTCATCAAGCATCTACCTTCAGCGTTGAACGTATTGAAAAGTCATCAGCACAACAACCTCGCCCTGTTCCAACTCGCCCTGTTCCTCCACGTCCTAATCAAAACAAGGCTCCATACCCTATATAA
- the TBLA0E01270 gene encoding PEX28-32 family peroxisomal membrane protein (similar to Saccharomyces cerevisiae PEX31 (YGR004W) and PEX30 (YLR324W); ancestral locus Anc_4.140), translating to MSSIESSKSNQANLVNPDHTRIGGNTVRVLRSAMKNQDSNSSNVRGNINSGNPIVSSPLLNSTPPVVSKAMVQLYPYLIVADEILNLLSWSSENIWSSILLVLWYIAIITYFDTLSRYFGHLIIVGGFVMYSKLDKYVSSEMISKPSLDDMILIMNKVTYKLDLVMAPVTNLSNEDIKKLLTTTIFLSPFYIFITLILLPPKKLLLAGGIFILTYHSPWSKVTRKLLWRFKFIRLMVFYITGLDLRSSISKRQGILASVQKKVQMITSMTNEGTDLTTNEKVDNGPIRFTYVLFENQRRWIGVGWTSSMLSYERSSWTDEFLNEAPSPDNFKLPEDDTNGGLMWKWIDRSWRLDMTNDGAIQLPSTKPKTMTEPNVDDGFIFYDNAWKKPSTQDSFGKYTRRRRWIRTAELLRIVPEDKKKIEEVKTKNSGASKNVTNGSVSNISNNNNNNNNNNNNLNISSTPSNVHPGLPRKVSFSATNNVRIIPNSADLDDIPTSDNMEETDRLLGGNDDETDKKLR from the coding sequence ATGAGTTCCATTGAATCTTCTAAAAGTAATCAAGCTAATTTGGTTAATCCTGATCACACAAGAATTGGTGGTAATACAGTCCGTGTGTTACGAAGTGCAATGAAAAATCAAGATAGTAACTCTTCAAATGTTAGAGGGAATATCAATAGTGGTAATCCAATTGTGTCTTCCCCATTGTTAAATTCAACCCCTCCTGTTGTTTCCAAAGCTATGGTTCAACTATATCCTTATTTAATTGTCGCTGATGAAatcttaaatttattaagttGGTCGAGCGAAAATATTTGGTCTAGTATTTTGTTAGTATTGTGGTATATTGCTATAATTACATATTTCGATACGTTATCCAGATATTTTGGTCACTTAATCATTGTAGGCGGGTTTGTAATGTATTCCAAATTAGACAAATATGTGAGCTCCGAAATGATTTCTAAACCAAGCTTAGATGATATGATTCTAATTATGAACAAAGTAACTTATAAATTGGATTTAGTTATGGCACCGGTGACTAATCTTAGCaatgaagatattaaaaaattattaactaCGACTATTTTCCTATCTCcattctatatttttataacgctaattttattaccaccaaaaaaattactattAGCTGGAggtatatttattttaacaTACCATTCTCCATGGTCAAAAGTTACTAGAAAATTATTGTGgagatttaaatttataagaTTGATGGTGTTTTATATTACAGGCCTAGATTTGAGAAGTAGTATAAGTAAGAGACAAGGTATTCTCGCTAGCGTTCAAAAGAAAGTTCAAATGATTACAAGTATGACAAATGAGGGTACAGATTTGACTACTAACGAAAAAGTTGATAACGGACCAATTAGATTCACCTATGTcttatttgaaaatcaaaGACGCTGGATTGGTGTTGGCTGGACTTCCAGTATGTTGAGTTACGAAAGAAGTTCCTGGActgatgaatttttaaatgagGCACCATCCCCagataatttcaaattaccTGAAGATGATACCAATGGTGGTTTAATGTGGAAATGGATAGATAGATCATGGAGATTAGATATGACTAATGACGGTGCAATCCAACTTCCTAGTACAAAACCAAAGACAATGACAGAACCAAATGTTGATGAtggatttattttttacgATAATGCCTGGAAGAAACCTTCTACTCAAGACTCATTTGGGAAATACactagaagaagaagatggaTTAGAACTGCTGAATTACTACGTATTGTACCAGAAgataagaagaaaatagaagaggttaaaactaaaaattcTGGTGCTTCTAAGAATGTTACTAATGGAAGTGTTTCTAACAttagcaataataataataataataataataataacaataatttgAACATCTCAAGCACGCCAAGTAATGTTCATCCTGGTCTTCCAAGGAAGGTTTCCTTTAGTGCTACCAATAATGTACGCATTATACCAAATTCTGCTGATCTCGATGATATACCAACGTCTGATAACATGGAAGAAACTGACCGACTTCTTGGAGGTAACGATGATGAAACAGATAAAAAGCTAAGGTAA
- the CWC24 gene encoding U2-type spliceosomal complex subunit CWC24 (similar to Saccharomyces cerevisiae CWC24 (YLR323C); ancestral locus Anc_4.139) — protein MFKKRNIIGNKRKREGIKESTQNNENTGEENITLKARKIVVGSLAISADSKIKNSTVKETEVSKEKEQGKDIHDSNEVSAKEMKNRIGFTMRSQKSQITQPSNVKISTLMDYQPDICKDFFQNGYCGYGDNCKFLHTREKLNEYSNEFRPNKNEVSKIGRQNESKPVNNIKDDNSIPKECKICNRELKKPIIKTNCDHYFCNDCFVKSIIKSTNCKVCGKDTQGVGKIFKIKN, from the coding sequence ATGtttaagaaaagaaatataattggtaataaaagaaaaagagaaGGAATAAAGGAGTCTAcacaaaataatgaaaatactggcgaagaaaatattactcTTAAAGCAAGAAAGATAGTTGTTGGTAGCTTAGCTATATCAGCAGATtcaaagataaaaaattcaactGTGAAAGAAACTGAAGTAAGCAAAGAGAAGGAACAAGGAAAGGATATACACGATAGCAATGAAGTATCTGCaaaagaaatgaaaaatcgTATTGGTTTCACAATGCGAAGCCAGAAATCACAGATTACGCAGCCTAGTAATGTTAAAATTAGTACATTAATGGACTATCAGCCTGATATATGTAAAGATTTCTTTCAGAATGGGTACTGTGGTTATGGTGATAATTGTAAGTTCTTGCATACAAGAGAGAAGTTAAATGAATATTCTAACGAATTCCGGCCTAATAAAAACGAAGTATCAAAAATTGGAAGACAGAATGAAAGCAAGCCTGTCAATAATATCAAAGACGATAATTCTATACCTAAGGAGTGTAAAATATGTAATAGAGAGCTAAAGAAGCCTAttataaaaacaaattgtGACCATTACTTTTGTAATGATTGTTTCGTAAAATCTATTATAAAGTCAACAAACTGTAAGGTTTGTGGGAAGGATACACAAGGGGttggtaaaatatttaaaattaaaaattaa